From Kineosporia succinea, the proteins below share one genomic window:
- a CDS encoding ABC transporter permease, translated as MTIPSTGLTVPAESEQETAGTTPQARGRVLKTLLRDPAAVACAAYIGLIVLMAVFAPLIVKISGWSPYEFDQSAIDANMGGIPLHGFSREHWLGVEPGTGRDVFARIVYGARSSMLIAVSATVLTSVLGVVFGLLAGYFGGRTDMVISRVMEFLMAFPALIFMIAVLSAMPADNRQYLLVVVISVFGWPYLARIVRGQTMSLKEREFVEAAVASGASRATVVFTEILPNLRSTILVMVTLAVPGYIGTEAGLSFLGVGVVPPTPSWGQMISSSVLWYSVVPLYFLVPGVFLALLVLSFMVLGDRIRAVVDPGGRS; from the coding sequence ATGACCATCCCCTCGACCGGTCTGACGGTGCCGGCGGAATCCGAGCAGGAGACCGCCGGCACCACCCCGCAGGCACGGGGCCGCGTCCTGAAGACGCTGCTGCGTGACCCGGCCGCCGTCGCGTGCGCGGCCTACATCGGCCTGATCGTGCTCATGGCCGTCTTCGCCCCGCTGATCGTGAAGATCAGCGGCTGGAGTCCCTACGAGTTCGACCAGAGCGCCATCGACGCCAACATGGGCGGCATCCCGCTCCACGGCTTCTCCCGTGAGCACTGGCTCGGCGTCGAACCCGGCACCGGGCGGGACGTGTTCGCACGCATCGTCTACGGCGCCCGGTCGTCCATGCTCATCGCGGTCTCGGCCACGGTCCTCACCAGCGTGCTCGGAGTCGTCTTCGGGCTGCTGGCGGGCTATTTCGGTGGACGCACCGACATGGTGATCTCACGGGTGATGGAGTTCCTCATGGCCTTCCCCGCGCTGATCTTCATGATCGCCGTGCTCTCAGCGATGCCCGCCGACAACCGGCAGTACCTGCTCGTCGTGGTCATCTCGGTGTTCGGCTGGCCCTACCTGGCGCGGATCGTGCGCGGGCAGACCATGTCGCTCAAGGAACGCGAGTTCGTCGAGGCCGCCGTGGCTTCCGGCGCCTCGCGGGCCACGGTCGTCTTCACCGAGATCCTGCCCAACCTGCGCTCGACCATCCTGGTGATGGTCACGCTCGCGGTGCCCGGCTACATCGGCACCGAGGCCGGGCTCAGCTTCCTCGGCGTCGGGGTGGTTCCGCCGACCCCGAGCTGGGGGCAGATGATCTCGAGCTCGGTGCTCTGGTACTCGGTCGTGCCCCTGTACTTCCTGGTGCCCGGCGTGTTCCTGGCGCTGCTCGTGCTGTCGTTCATGGTTCTCGGTGACCGCATCCGCGCCGTGGTGGACCCGGGAGGTCGCTCGTGA